From a region of the Bradyrhizobium sp. KBS0727 genome:
- a CDS encoding helix-turn-helix domain-containing protein, producing the protein MKTANAYSADCPTRQILDRVGDKWAVLILLLVRHEPMRFNALRRTIEGISQKMLSQVLKSLERDGLIKRRAIATVPVMVEYSITPLGATLASAVDPLRDWAESNLKEVLNAQRRYDAQRKPIAA; encoded by the coding sequence ATCAAAACCGCGAACGCCTATTCTGCGGACTGCCCGACGCGCCAGATTCTGGATCGTGTCGGCGACAAATGGGCCGTCCTCATCCTGCTTCTCGTGCGGCACGAACCAATGCGTTTCAATGCGTTACGTCGAACGATTGAAGGTATCTCGCAGAAGATGCTCTCACAGGTGTTGAAGTCGCTCGAGCGCGACGGGCTGATCAAACGCCGCGCCATCGCCACCGTGCCGGTCATGGTGGAGTATTCGATCACGCCGCTTGGGGCGACGCTCGCGAGCGCCGTCGATCCCTTGCGCGACTGGGCCGAAAGCAATCTGAAGGAGGTGCTGAACGCGCAGCGCCGTTACGACGCGCAGCGCAAGCCGATCGCGGCGTGA
- a CDS encoding NAD(P)-dependent oxidoreductase, whose amino-acid sequence MKIAVIGASGNAGSRITAELARRGHAVTAIARNPGKIASLANVTAITGDVLDQAGLARLLAGHDAVISAVHFLDSDPVRLIGAAKVSKVSRYLVVGGAGSLEVAPGVRLVTTPGFPVAYKAEAEKGAAFLDLLRQEKELNWTFLSPSALFTAGQRTGKFRLGMDQLLTAEDGKSWISFEDFAVALADEIERPAHIRQRFTVGY is encoded by the coding sequence ATGAAAATCGCCGTCATCGGCGCATCCGGCAACGCCGGTTCGCGCATCACCGCCGAACTCGCCCGCCGCGGCCACGCCGTCACCGCCATCGCCCGCAACCCCGGCAAGATCGCAAGCCTCGCCAACGTCACCGCCATCACGGGCGACGTGCTGGACCAGGCGGGCCTGGCCCGGCTGCTCGCCGGCCACGACGCCGTGATCAGTGCGGTGCACTTTCTCGACAGCGACCCGGTCCGGCTGATCGGGGCCGCCAAGGTTTCGAAAGTCAGCCGCTACCTCGTGGTTGGCGGCGCCGGCAGCCTCGAGGTGGCGCCCGGCGTCCGGCTGGTGACGACCCCTGGTTTTCCCGTGGCATACAAGGCCGAGGCCGAGAAGGGGGCGGCCTTCCTCGACCTGCTGCGCCAGGAAAAGGAACTGAACTGGACCTTCCTGTCGCCCTCGGCCCTGTTTACGGCCGGCCAGCGGACCGGCAAGTTCCGCCTTGGAATGGACCAGCTTTTGACCGCGGAGGACGGGAAAAGCTGGATTTCCTTCGAGGACTTCGCAGTTGCACTCGCCGACGAGATCGAGCGTCCGGCCCATATCCGGCAGCGCTTCACGGTTGGCTATTAA
- a CDS encoding flagellar assembly protein FliX codes for MRIYGPNGTTLGSPASQTRRTSSTGFSLPETPATPDEPRAVSAPKAAGSIDALLAMQGVEDATERRKRSVARGRGALDVLDDLKLGLLSGNLDASTVNRLRDAAANLKSSSGDLGLDSVLSEIELRVEVELAKAGQF; via the coding sequence ATGCGCATCTACGGACCGAACGGCACCACGCTTGGATCGCCCGCGAGCCAGACGCGGCGAACCAGCTCGACCGGCTTTTCGCTGCCGGAGACGCCGGCCACGCCGGACGAGCCGCGCGCTGTCTCGGCACCGAAGGCCGCCGGCAGCATCGATGCGCTGCTGGCGATGCAGGGCGTCGAGGACGCAACCGAGCGCCGCAAGCGTTCGGTGGCGCGGGGCAGGGGCGCGCTCGATGTGCTCGACGATCTCAAGCTCGGACTGCTCTCCGGTAATCTCGATGCCTCGACCGTCAACCGGCTGCGCGATGCCGCCGCCAACCTGAAGTCTTCCTCCGGCGATCTCGGCCTCGATTCCGTGCTGTCCGAAATCGAGCTCCGCGTCGAAGTCGAACTGGCCAAGGCCGGTCAGTTCTAA
- the dksA gene encoding RNA polymerase-binding protein DksA: MNDRQRDYFRAKLLAWKDEILRESKITLQTLQEENVNHPDLADRASSETDRAIELRARDRQRKLISKIDAALQRIEDNTYGYCEETGEPISLKRLEARPIATLSVEAQERHEKREKVYRDE; this comes from the coding sequence ATGAACGACCGCCAGCGCGATTACTTTCGCGCGAAGCTGCTGGCGTGGAAGGACGAGATCCTGAGGGAATCGAAGATCACCCTGCAAACCCTCCAGGAAGAGAACGTCAATCATCCCGATCTGGCTGATCGCGCCTCTTCCGAAACCGATCGCGCGATCGAACTGCGCGCCCGCGACCGCCAGCGCAAGCTGATCTCCAAGATCGACGCCGCGCTGCAGCGAATCGAGGACAACACCTACGGCTATTGCGAGGAGACCGGCGAGCCGATCTCGTTGAAGCGGCTTGAAGCCCGCCCGATCGCAACGCTGTCGGTGGAAGCGCAGGAACGCCACGAGAAGCGCGAGAAGGTTTATCGCGACGAGTAG
- a CDS encoding flagellar basal body P-ring protein FlgI, with protein sequence MPGIRSARVIWVACAALLALALTGVSAGATSRIKDLANIEGVRQNQLIGYGLVVGLNGTGDTLNNIPFTKQSLQAMLERMGVNIRGATIRTGNVAAVMVTGNLPAFGTQGTRMDVTVSALGDAKNLTGGTLLVTPLLGADGNVYAVAQGSLAISGFAAEGAAASITRGVPTVGRIANGAIIEREIEFALNRLPNVRLALRNADFTTAKRIAAAVNDFLGVKTAEPIDPSTVQLSIPAEFKGNVVAFLTEIEQLQVEPDLAAKIVIDERSGIIVMGRDVRVATVAVAQGNLTVTISESPQVSQPNPLSRGRTVVTPRTGVSVTEDGKKFAVVKDGVSLQQLVDGLNGLGIGPRDLIGILQAIKAAGAIQADIEVM encoded by the coding sequence ATGCCCGGCATCCGTTCGGCAAGAGTAATCTGGGTGGCCTGCGCTGCGCTGCTGGCGCTGGCACTGACGGGCGTGTCCGCGGGCGCGACCTCGCGGATCAAGGACCTCGCCAATATCGAAGGCGTACGGCAGAACCAGTTGATCGGCTACGGCCTCGTCGTCGGCCTCAACGGCACCGGCGATACGCTGAACAACATTCCCTTCACCAAGCAATCGCTGCAGGCGATGCTTGAGCGCATGGGCGTCAACATCCGCGGCGCCACCATCCGCACCGGCAACGTCGCCGCCGTGATGGTCACCGGCAACCTGCCGGCGTTCGGCACCCAGGGAACGCGGATGGACGTCACCGTCTCCGCGCTCGGCGACGCCAAGAACCTGACCGGCGGCACGCTTCTGGTCACCCCCCTGCTCGGCGCCGACGGCAACGTCTATGCGGTGGCGCAGGGTTCGCTCGCGATCTCCGGATTCGCGGCCGAAGGCGCCGCCGCCAGCATCACCCGCGGCGTGCCGACCGTCGGCCGCATCGCCAATGGCGCCATCATCGAGCGTGAGATCGAATTCGCGCTCAATCGCCTGCCCAATGTGCGGCTGGCGCTGCGCAATGCCGACTTCACCACCGCCAAGCGCATTGCGGCTGCGGTCAACGACTTCCTCGGCGTCAAGACCGCCGAGCCGATCGATCCCTCCACCGTGCAGTTGTCGATCCCGGCCGAGTTCAAGGGCAACGTCGTCGCTTTCCTGACCGAGATCGAGCAGTTGCAGGTCGAACCAGACCTCGCCGCCAAGATCGTGATCGACGAACGCTCCGGCATCATCGTGATGGGCCGCGACGTCCGCGTCGCCACCGTTGCGGTGGCGCAAGGCAATCTCACCGTGACGATTTCGGAAAGCCCGCAGGTCAGCCAGCCCAATCCGCTATCACGCGGCCGGACGGTGGTGACGCCGCGCACCGGCGTCAGCGTCACCGAGGACGGCAAGAAATTCGCCGTCGTGAAAGACGGCGTCTCGCTGCAGCAGCTCGTCGACGGCCTCAACGGCCTCGGCATCGGGCCGCGCGACCTGATCGGCATCCTGCAGGCGATCAAGGCCGCCGGCGCGATCCAGGCCGACATCGAGGTGATGTGA